The window CCTATAGCGATGCGCTCACAGCCAAAGTTCTTGAATATATCAGGGAAGAAGGAATCGAAGTCCAGGATCACCTGAACTTTAGTATCGAGGACAATATCGCTGTCGGTGAGCGCGATCCGATGCGGTTGCTTGACGATGTGAAACGGCTCAACGTCAAGGGTGTGGATGCGGTCGTGCTGTCAGCGTGCGTCCAGATGCCATCTCTACCGGCAATTCAGGTTGCGCAGCAATCCCTTGGCATTCCTGTTACCTCCACCGCGGTATGCACAGCCCGGCAAATGTTGAAGTTGCTGAAACTGGATCCCGTCGCGCCTGATGCCGGCGCATTTCTTGGCGATATGCGGGGACTGTAGCATTAGCTTCCATGATCGCTCGGAGAGCGCTCTATTCTGAGCTCGGTTATCTCGCTCAACCAAATTGCAGCGTGTCATTAGATGAAAAAGGTCGGCAGGATCGAGCAAGAGATCGGCCAAATCCAGATGCCAGTTGAACCCGTACGCGAGTATCGGGCAGGCGTCGCTATTACAACCAATTTAAGGAGAACAGAATGTCTTTGAAGAACACCGCTAGTCCACGGAATTCAGGTCGTCGTACACGTCTAAAGCACGCACTGGCAATTTTTGCAGGCACAGTCGCCGCTACGCTTGCGAACGGTGTTATGGCGCAAACGCCGACGCAGGCATGGCCAAAAAACAATATCAAGCTGGTAGTCGCCGCGACGGCTGGCTCGGCGCCAGACATTATTGCGCGCGTGATTGCTGACAGGCTCGGACCCGTTTGGCAACAGCCGATCATTGTCGAGAACCGTACCGGCGCTGGCGGTCTGGTCGCGATGCGCTACACGAGCTCGTCTGCACCTGATGGTTATACGCTCGTACTTGCCCATGCGGCTGCCGCAGTGATCACGCCATTGACCTATCGCGCCGCGAAATACGATATCGAAAAAGATTTTACGACGATCGCCACCGTTGGGTATACCCCGATGGGTTTGATCGGCAGTGTCGACTCATCAGCCAAAACGCTGGCGGATGTGCTGGAGCACTCGCGCAAGAATCCGGGAAAAATCGTACTGGGCAATCCCACTCAGGCGTCAATTCCCCATTTGACGAGCGAACTTCTTAATCAGCAAGGAAAAGGCGATTTTTTTAATGTCACTTTTGGTGGGGCGGCGAACGGGATCAAATCGGTTATTAATGGCGACGCGCAGTACTATATAGACGGCATTGGACCTCTTATGCCGATGATTCGGGCAAAACGTGTCCGTCCGATTGCCGTGTTTTCCGATAAGGTATTGGAAGGACTGGAAGGAATTCCATTGGCAAAAGACGTGATACCGGGCCTTAGCGTCACTGGATGGTTCGTCCTTGCAGCGCCCGCAAATATGCCAAAAGACATCGTCGCCAGGATCAATGCCGACGTGAATCGTGTACTGGCAATGCCTGATGTCGTGGCTCGTTTCCGGGAATTCGGCACTTATCCACAAATTGGCAGCGTTGCCGACGCGCATGCTTTCATCAAGAAAGAAAAGGTACTCTGGTCTGATGTGCTCAAGAAGGCAAACATCAAGCCGGAATAACGGGCACACGGGCGCGGCGCATGCCGCGCATTCTGATTGCAATAAACAACGTATGCAGTCCACCTTCTGAGCCCATTTATCGAGGGTGACGTTGTTTGTGCTGCCACCTTCCCGATATGTTTCACATGCGATCAGACCGCTGATCTGACAGTACGGCGGGATATCGACAAATACGTGCTAAACCATAGAGAAAACGAGAGACAATGAGCACCACACCAACCACTAGTAACTCGGTCTATGCGGCGATTGTATTCGGCGCCGCGCTAGGCATGTTTGCCGGATATCCGCCGATTTTCAATGCTACATCTGGCATCTTCATGCAACCCTTGGCGGCCGAGTTTCACTGGGGGCGATCCGAGGTCGCGCTTTCCTATTCGAGTTCAATGCTAGGCATCGCGTTGATAAGCCCATTGGTCGGATTGTTAATGGATCGCTTCGGTGCGCGCAGGGTAATTCTCGTGTCAGCGATTATTTTTGGGATGTGTACGGCAGCGATGTCGCTTCAGACCGGCGATAAAGCCATGTGGGTTGGACTGTCGTTGCTCGTTGGTATCTTTGGTGCGGGCACGTCGGTGTTGGGCTATCTTGCGATACTCCCGCAGTGGTTTGATAAGCGCCTTGGCTTGGCGTTGGCTATCGCGATGTGCGGCCTCGGGGCTGGTACTGTCGTCATGCCTTCTCTTGCGCAGGTGTTGATTTCATCTTATGGCTGGCGCACTGCGTATGTTGCACTGGGAATCTGTTCCATTGTTGTCGCGCTCGTCGCCTTTTTCTTCCTCCGTGAGCGAGCACCGAATACCGGTTCAAAGAAGGCGACCCGTCCATTGGCGCCGGTTGAGGGTATGTCGCTGGCAGACGGTCTGCGCTCATGGAAGTTATGGACGATGTTTGTAGCGTTTGCGATTGCCTCTGCTGCAACGCTGTCGTTGAATCCCCACTTTCCTGCCATGTTCGGAGACAAAGGCTTTACTCCTGAGGACGGGGCAAAAGCCGCATCGCTCGTCGGCATCGGTCTCATTACCGGTCGTCTCCTCACCGGCATTCTGCTCGACCGCATCCGCGGATCGTACGTCGCGGCGGCTTTTTTCCTTATCGGGGCATGCGGACTCATTATGATTAAGACATCGACCAGCTACCCGATCCTGCTCATGGCTGCCGCAATGGTGGGCTTGACGATTGGCGCCGAAGGCGACCTGATTTCCTACTTGGTAAAGTCGTATTTCGGTATGCGTTCGTTTGGCACATTTTATGGAATCGCATTCGCGGGGTACGCATTGGGGGGAGTTATCGGTCCGGTGGTCGTTGGCAAGCTTTTCGACCTGCAGAAATCTTACGATACCGTGTTGCTGGCGTTTCCGTGGATGCTTGCGATCGCAGGATTGGCGCTTCTCTCGCTAGGGAAATACCGCAACGCATCCATCGATGGTGCGTCGGATTCTCTGGAGTCTGCAACGGCATGAATAGGCTTGTCTGAATAGACGGATAATTCTGAACGATCTCAGTTTGTCTCCTTCAATCCGTATCTCCAAGGGATTGAAGTTCGCCCGTGATGCATTCGTAGCGGGCGTTTTTTCGTTATCGTCTTAAGCTTTTAAAGACATTCTTTAGCGAGTCTGTAAGGCAGTTACTTTAACCACTGTGCAAATCCGTCGAGCAAAAGCTTAAGTCCAGCTTCGAAAGC is drawn from Noviherbaspirillum saxi and contains these coding sequences:
- a CDS encoding Bug family tripartite tricarboxylate transporter substrate binding protein; this translates as MSLKNTASPRNSGRRTRLKHALAIFAGTVAATLANGVMAQTPTQAWPKNNIKLVVAATAGSAPDIIARVIADRLGPVWQQPIIVENRTGAGGLVAMRYTSSSAPDGYTLVLAHAAAAVITPLTYRAAKYDIEKDFTTIATVGYTPMGLIGSVDSSAKTLADVLEHSRKNPGKIVLGNPTQASIPHLTSELLNQQGKGDFFNVTFGGAANGIKSVINGDAQYYIDGIGPLMPMIRAKRVRPIAVFSDKVLEGLEGIPLAKDVIPGLSVTGWFVLAAPANMPKDIVARINADVNRVLAMPDVVARFREFGTYPQIGSVADAHAFIKKEKVLWSDVLKKANIKPE
- a CDS encoding MFS transporter encodes the protein MSTTPTTSNSVYAAIVFGAALGMFAGYPPIFNATSGIFMQPLAAEFHWGRSEVALSYSSSMLGIALISPLVGLLMDRFGARRVILVSAIIFGMCTAAMSLQTGDKAMWVGLSLLVGIFGAGTSVLGYLAILPQWFDKRLGLALAIAMCGLGAGTVVMPSLAQVLISSYGWRTAYVALGICSIVVALVAFFFLRERAPNTGSKKATRPLAPVEGMSLADGLRSWKLWTMFVAFAIASAATLSLNPHFPAMFGDKGFTPEDGAKAASLVGIGLITGRLLTGILLDRIRGSYVAAAFFLIGACGLIMIKTSTSYPILLMAAAMVGLTIGAEGDLISYLVKSYFGMRSFGTFYGIAFAGYALGGVIGPVVVGKLFDLQKSYDTVLLAFPWMLAIAGLALLSLGKYRNASIDGASDSLESATA